The Gemmatimonadaceae bacterium genome has a segment encoding these proteins:
- a CDS encoding ABC transporter ATP-binding protein — protein sequence MADTTSAARSTAPARRAPPSPSKPKVNTARAWAETRALMWTHRRSLAIGFMLMIVNRLSGLVLPASSKYLIDNVLSQNRIDLLLPLALASGGATIVQAITSFALSQVVSIAAQRAITDMRVDVQRHILRLPVSYFDSTKTGVLISRIMTDAEGIRNLVGTGIVQLVGGLLTAVLALGVLFYTSWKLTSITLVVLAAFGVMMAIAFKRLRPIFRERSVINAEVTGRLTETVGGVRIVKVYTAEDREEKVFATGAERLFENVRSTITGTSAVGAATTAIVGVIGVLLTIMGGRAIIGGEMTLGDFVRYIFFIGLVAAPLVSIASIGTQISEAFAGLDRIREIRDMATEDALDATKTPVPDVNGAIEFEHVDFEYVDGVPVLRDISFTAPAGSTTALVGSSGAGKSTLIGLVMAFNRAKAGRIIVDGNDLDTLKLHEYRRHLGVVMQDNFLFDGTIRDNIAYARPDATDEEVRRVARIAHVDEFVESWEQKYETIVGERGVKLSGGQRQRVAIARAILADPRILILDEATSSLDSESEAMIRDGLQRLRSGRTTFVIAHRLSTIESADQILVIEDGRIIERGTHAELMAMAGRYKELHDRQYGIEVDRFINPGEDFTPEPDAAGDAPSSASRGGR from the coding sequence ATGGCCGACACGACTTCTGCCGCTCGCTCCACGGCGCCCGCCCGGCGTGCGCCTCCCTCGCCAAGCAAGCCGAAAGTGAACACCGCCCGCGCGTGGGCCGAAACGCGCGCGCTCATGTGGACGCACCGGCGTTCGCTGGCCATCGGCTTCATGCTGATGATCGTCAACCGGCTGTCAGGGTTGGTGCTGCCGGCGAGTTCGAAGTACCTGATCGACAACGTCCTGTCGCAGAATCGGATCGACCTCCTCCTCCCGTTGGCGCTGGCGAGCGGCGGGGCGACGATCGTGCAGGCCATCACGTCGTTCGCCCTCTCGCAGGTGGTGAGCATCGCCGCGCAGCGCGCCATCACCGACATGCGGGTCGACGTGCAGCGCCACATCCTCCGCCTCCCGGTCTCGTACTTCGATTCGACCAAGACGGGCGTCCTGATCTCGCGCATCATGACCGATGCCGAAGGGATCCGGAACCTCGTGGGGACGGGCATCGTGCAGCTGGTGGGGGGGCTGCTGACGGCGGTGTTGGCGCTGGGGGTCCTGTTCTACACGAGCTGGAAGCTCACCTCGATCACGCTGGTGGTGCTGGCGGCCTTTGGCGTGATGATGGCGATCGCCTTCAAGCGACTGCGTCCCATCTTTCGCGAACGCAGCGTGATCAACGCCGAGGTCACCGGTCGCCTGACGGAGACCGTGGGCGGGGTACGCATCGTGAAGGTGTACACGGCCGAAGATCGCGAGGAGAAGGTCTTCGCGACGGGGGCCGAGCGCCTGTTCGAGAACGTGCGCTCGACGATCACCGGGACGAGCGCGGTGGGGGCGGCGACGACGGCGATCGTCGGCGTCATCGGCGTGCTGCTGACGATCATGGGCGGGCGCGCGATCATCGGCGGCGAGATGACGTTAGGCGATTTTGTCCGCTACATCTTCTTCATCGGGCTGGTGGCGGCGCCGCTCGTGTCGATCGCATCGATCGGGACGCAGATCTCGGAGGCGTTCGCGGGGCTCGACCGCATACGCGAGATCCGCGACATGGCGACCGAGGACGCGCTCGATGCCACCAAGACGCCGGTCCCCGACGTCAACGGCGCGATCGAGTTCGAGCACGTCGACTTCGAGTACGTGGACGGGGTGCCGGTGCTGCGCGACATCTCCTTTACCGCGCCGGCCGGCTCCACGACGGCACTGGTGGGATCGAGCGGGGCGGGGAAGAGCACGCTCATCGGCCTCGTGATGGCGTTCAACCGCGCCAAGGCGGGGCGGATCATCGTCGACGGGAACGACCTGGACACGCTCAAGCTGCACGAGTACCGGCGGCACCTGGGCGTGGTGATGCAGGACAACTTCCTGTTCGACGGGACGATTCGCGACAACATCGCCTATGCGCGTCCTGATGCCACCGACGAGGAGGTGCGTCGCGTGGCGCGCATCGCGCACGTGGACGAGTTCGTGGAATCGTGGGAGCAGAAGTACGAGACGATCGTGGGGGAGCGTGGGGTGAAGCTCTCCGGCGGCCAGCGGCAGCGCGTGGCGATAGCGCGCGCAATCCTCGCCGATCCGCGCATTCTCATCCTCGACGAGGCCACGTCGTCGCTCGATAGCGAGAGCGAGGCGATGATTCGTGACGGGCTGCAGCGTCTGCGGAGTGGCCGCACGACGTTCGTCATCGCGCACCGCCTGTCAACGATCGAGAGCGCCGACCAGATCCTCGTGATCGAGGACGGGCGCATCATCGAGCGCGGGACGCATGCCGAACTGATGGCGATGGCGGGGCGCTACAAGGAGCTGCACGACCGGCAGTACGGGATCGAGGTCGATCGCTTCATCAATCCCGGCGAGGACTTCACGCCGGAACCCGACGCGGCGGGCGACGCGCCGTCGTCCGCGTCGCGCGGCGGGCGCTAG
- a CDS encoding Rrf2 family transcriptional regulator, with translation MLLAIARDHDVRLREIAVQVGITERAVQKIISELENAGALSKSRDGRRNHYEVNTDVALRHPMESHRTVDALVRMVHDRDPLAQIGVSQIGVRVTENLVR, from the coding sequence GTGCTGCTGGCGATCGCCCGCGACCATGATGTGCGGCTCCGCGAGATCGCCGTGCAGGTCGGGATCACCGAGCGGGCGGTGCAGAAGATCATATCGGAGCTGGAAAACGCCGGCGCCCTCTCCAAGTCGCGCGACGGCCGTCGCAACCACTACGAGGTCAACACCGACGTTGCGCTGCGCCACCCCATGGAGTCGCACCGCACCGTCGACGCCCTGGTGCGCATGGTCCACGACCGCGACCCACTCGCCCAAATTGGGGTCAGCCAAATTGGGGTCAGAGTCACCGAGAATTTGGTTCGGTGA
- a CDS encoding divalent metal cation transporter, with translation MPETPHPPPPRPSSADTQSSLTSGRAAGYSAARRSALVGAAFLMATSAIGPGFLTQTAVFTAKLGASFGFVILMSVLLDLGAQLTTWRVIAAANRRAQDVANAVMPGLGTLLVILVATGGLAFNIGNVAGAGLGLNVLLGIPTATGALVSGAIAVALFLAKEAGRAMDRFAQWLGFVMVALTIYVAIASAPPVGEAIARTVAPTQLDVFAIVTLVGGTVGGYITFAGAHRLLDAGIGGPAAIGEVTRSAAQAIGIASLMRTLLFLAALGVVSAGGVLDPANPPASVFKLATGTLGYRLFGIVMWSAAITSVVGAAYTSVSFLRSVNRVVDRRPEVVIIAFIAVSTVAFLLIGQPVRTLVLVGSLNGLILPLSVGAMLLAARRRDIVGEYQHPAMLTLAGWVVALAMAAMGAYTLVRELPRLFATP, from the coding sequence GTGCCCGAAACGCCCCATCCCCCGCCGCCCCGCCCGTCCTCCGCCGACACGCAGTCGTCACTCACCTCCGGTCGGGCGGCCGGGTACTCCGCCGCGCGCCGCAGCGCGCTGGTAGGCGCGGCGTTCCTCATGGCGACCTCGGCGATCGGGCCGGGCTTCCTCACGCAGACGGCGGTCTTCACCGCGAAGCTGGGGGCGTCGTTCGGCTTCGTGATCCTGATGAGCGTCTTGCTCGACCTCGGCGCGCAACTCACGACCTGGCGCGTGATCGCCGCCGCCAACCGCCGAGCGCAGGATGTCGCCAACGCCGTGATGCCGGGGCTGGGAACGCTCCTCGTCATTCTCGTCGCCACGGGAGGGCTCGCCTTCAACATCGGCAACGTTGCAGGAGCTGGTTTGGGGCTCAACGTGCTGCTCGGCATCCCGACCGCCACCGGCGCGCTGGTGAGTGGCGCGATTGCCGTCGCCCTTTTCCTCGCCAAGGAGGCGGGGCGGGCGATGGACCGCTTTGCCCAGTGGCTGGGCTTCGTGATGGTCGCGCTCACGATCTACGTCGCCATCGCCTCGGCACCGCCCGTGGGCGAGGCGATCGCGCGCACCGTTGCGCCCACGCAGCTCGACGTCTTCGCCATCGTCACGCTCGTGGGCGGGACGGTGGGCGGCTACATCACCTTTGCCGGGGCGCATCGCCTGCTCGACGCGGGGATCGGCGGTCCAGCGGCCATTGGCGAGGTCACGCGATCGGCGGCGCAGGCCATCGGGATCGCCTCGCTCATGCGCACGCTCCTCTTCCTTGCCGCGTTAGGCGTGGTGAGCGCGGGCGGCGTGCTCGATCCCGCCAACCCGCCGGCGTCGGTGTTCAAGCTGGCCACCGGGACGCTGGGCTACCGCCTGTTCGGGATCGTGATGTGGTCGGCGGCGATCACCTCGGTCGTGGGGGCGGCGTATACGTCCGTCTCCTTCCTGCGCTCGGTGAATCGCGTGGTCGATCGCCGTCCCGAGGTCGTCATCATCGCCTTCATTGCCGTCTCCACCGTGGCATTCCTCCTCATCGGGCAACCGGTGAGGACACTGGTGCTGGTGGGGTCGCTCAATGGCCTCATCCTCCCCCTCTCGGTGGGGGCGATGCTCCTGGCGGCGCGCCGGCGCGACATCGTTGGCGAGTACCAGCACCCGGCGATGCTGACGCTGGCGGGATGGGTGGTGGCGCTGGCGATGGCGGCGATGGGCGCCTACACGCTGGTGCGCGAGCTGCCCAGGCTCTTTGCGACGCCGTAG
- a CDS encoding HD domain-containing protein: MTEATLYLTSLAQALAKMSLYAEGHPARARAADASFARLRTLQDIDPAPVFSFLGREVIYAQRPLRDLADWDWAQRFSSVGVQRIEFETAVDLEMYRVFLEELLGRVALAPGMRDKPLAALTAQRTTPIRFGAVGVLGDGGDEELDEAMDEALRLDLSEEADVVSWMHDEVVARRTLPLAEAEAVVQSLASAMHGSARALIPLLSLKEFDQYTTTHSLNVSVLAMALAERVGLSSREVRSYGVAGLLHDLGKVKIPPEVLRKPGALTDEEFALMRAHTVEGARLILEADRHLDLSAVVAFEHHIMIDGGGYPTRCTRRDCHHASRLVHVCDVFDALRTHRPYRVAWDTASILAYIERRVGSEFDPTIADAFLGMIRGSELRLATAHSIDEDVAAAID, encoded by the coding sequence ATGACCGAGGCCACGCTCTACCTCACGTCGCTGGCGCAGGCGCTGGCGAAGATGTCGCTCTACGCCGAGGGGCACCCGGCGCGCGCCCGCGCCGCCGACGCGTCGTTTGCCCGGCTGCGCACGCTCCAGGACATCGATCCCGCCCCGGTCTTCTCCTTCCTGGGGCGCGAGGTGATCTACGCCCAGCGCCCGCTCCGCGACCTCGCCGACTGGGACTGGGCACAGCGCTTCTCCAGCGTCGGCGTGCAGCGCATCGAGTTCGAGACGGCGGTCGACCTCGAGATGTATCGCGTCTTCCTCGAGGAGCTTCTGGGACGCGTGGCTCTCGCGCCCGGGATGCGCGACAAACCGCTGGCTGCCCTGACGGCGCAACGTACGACGCCCATCCGCTTTGGCGCGGTCGGTGTGCTGGGCGACGGGGGCGACGAGGAGCTGGACGAGGCGATGGACGAGGCGCTGCGCCTCGATCTCTCCGAGGAAGCGGACGTCGTGAGCTGGATGCACGACGAGGTCGTGGCCCGGCGCACGTTGCCGCTGGCGGAGGCCGAGGCGGTGGTGCAGTCGCTGGCCAGCGCCATGCACGGCTCGGCGCGCGCGCTCATCCCGCTGCTCAGCCTCAAGGAGTTCGACCAGTACACCACCACGCACTCGCTCAACGTCTCGGTGCTGGCAATGGCGCTGGCCGAGCGCGTTGGGCTTTCGTCGCGCGAGGTGCGGAGCTACGGCGTCGCCGGACTTCTGCACGACCTGGGGAAGGTCAAGATTCCGCCCGAGGTGCTGCGCAAGCCCGGCGCGCTCACCGATGAGGAGTTCGCCCTCATGCGCGCCCACACCGTCGAGGGGGCGCGGCTGATCCTCGAGGCCGACCGGCATCTCGACCTGAGTGCGGTCGTCGCCTTCGAGCACCACATCATGATCGACGGCGGCGGCTATCCCACGCGTTGCACCCGACGGGACTGCCACCACGCGAGCCGCCTGGTACACGTCTGCGATGTCTTCGACGCCCTGCGCACCCACCGTCCGTATCGCGTGGCCTGGGATACCGCGTCGATCCTCGCCTACATCGAGCGGCGCGTCGGCTCCGAGTTCGATCCTACCATCGCCGATGCCTTCCTGGGGATGATCCGCGGCTCCGAGTTGCGGCTGGCGACCGCGCATTCGATCGACGAGGACGTCGCCGCCGCCATCGACTGA
- a CDS encoding YifB family Mg chelatase-like AAA ATPase, which yields MLAAIRSAAVLGVEAYDVTVEVDAAQGLPQWTIVGLAAGAAKEAKERVAAALTNAGFLVPPRRYTINLAPGDQRKDGTAFDLPIALGVLVATGQLEPAAVASIVALGELGLDGAVRGVRGVVPIALHLAPARRAPAGGSPTLIVPPANLGEARVVSSLASLAPASLSELVAALREGGEAWRALAARGAAPAGEAGAVGADTQLGTDERLDLRDVVGQESAKRALEIAAAGGHALLFVGPPGGGKTMLARRLAGILPPLSESEALEVMAVQSVAGLLHTRGRVVAERPFRAPHHTLSVAALIGGGSLPRPGEVSLAHHGVLFLDELQEMPRSVLDALRQPMEDGRVLISRAQQSLVFPAKFALVGAMNPCPCGHAMHPARSSNDHTTASSLRCTCTTADVARHRSRVSGPLADRLDMTVHVPAVSIATLGATSEGEASAAVRSRVVAARARQVDRYRRLRRVTCNAHVAGRWLDANTAIASDARALLATSAERLSLSARGYHRVLKVARTIADLDESDRVERAHVAEALFVRTHDNLPARVEVA from the coding sequence ATGCTCGCAGCGATTCGTTCCGCCGCCGTCCTCGGTGTCGAGGCATACGATGTCACCGTCGAAGTGGACGCGGCGCAGGGGCTCCCGCAGTGGACCATCGTCGGCCTCGCGGCCGGCGCGGCGAAGGAGGCGAAGGAGCGCGTTGCCGCGGCGCTCACCAACGCCGGCTTCCTCGTGCCGCCGCGTCGCTACACCATCAACCTTGCCCCTGGCGACCAGCGCAAGGACGGCACCGCCTTCGACCTTCCCATCGCGCTAGGCGTGCTCGTGGCGACCGGTCAGCTCGAGCCGGCGGCCGTGGCCAGCATTGTCGCTTTAGGTGAGCTGGGGCTCGATGGCGCGGTGCGCGGCGTGCGCGGCGTCGTGCCCATCGCGCTCCACCTCGCACCGGCACGCCGCGCGCCTGCCGGCGGCTCCCCCACACTCATCGTCCCTCCCGCCAACCTGGGCGAAGCGCGCGTCGTTTCCTCACTTGCCAGCCTTGCGCCGGCGTCGCTCTCGGAGCTGGTCGCCGCGCTGCGGGAGGGCGGGGAAGCGTGGCGCGCCCTTGCCGCGAGGGGTGCGGCACCTGCCGGCGAGGCGGGCGCCGTGGGCGCCGACACCCAGCTGGGCACCGACGAACGGCTCGACTTGCGCGACGTCGTGGGACAGGAGTCGGCCAAGCGTGCCCTCGAAATCGCGGCGGCGGGCGGCCATGCCCTCCTCTTCGTCGGCCCTCCCGGCGGAGGCAAGACGATGCTCGCGCGCCGCCTGGCCGGGATCCTCCCGCCGCTCAGTGAATCAGAGGCGCTGGAAGTCATGGCCGTGCAGTCGGTCGCCGGACTCCTCCACACGCGCGGCCGAGTGGTCGCCGAACGTCCGTTCCGCGCCCCCCACCACACCCTCTCCGTCGCCGCGCTCATCGGCGGCGGCTCGCTCCCTCGCCCAGGGGAAGTGAGCCTCGCCCACCACGGCGTCCTCTTCCTCGATGAACTCCAGGAGATGCCGCGCTCGGTCCTCGACGCGCTGCGACAACCCATGGAAGACGGCCGCGTGCTCATCTCGCGCGCCCAGCAGTCGCTGGTGTTCCCAGCCAAGTTCGCCCTGGTCGGCGCGATGAATCCCTGCCCCTGCGGGCACGCGATGCACCCCGCACGCTCCTCCAACGACCACACCACCGCTTCGTCGCTGCGCTGCACCTGCACCACCGCCGACGTGGCGCGACATCGATCACGCGTCTCCGGACCGCTCGCCGATCGCCTCGACATGACCGTGCATGTCCCCGCGGTCTCCATCGCCACACTCGGCGCGACGAGTGAAGGCGAGGCGTCAGCGGCGGTGCGCTCACGCGTGGTGGCCGCGCGTGCTCGACAGGTGGATCGCTACCGACGTCTCCGTCGCGTGACGTGCAACGCCCACGTAGCCGGCCGCTGGCTCGATGCCAACACCGCCATCGCCAGCGACGCGCGCGCCCTCCTCGCAACGTCGGCCGAACGGCTCTCCCTCTCCGCGCGCGGGTATCACCGCGTACTCAAGGTCGCCCGCACCATCGCCGATCTCGACGAGAGCGATCGCGTCGAGCGCGCGCATGTCGCAGAGGCGCTCTTTGTCCGCACGCACGACAACCTGCCAGCGCGTGTGGAGGTCGCGTAA
- the larE gene encoding ATP-dependent sacrificial sulfur transferase LarE yields the protein MSTPLREHANEESAKAAPPDERVALAREASLAHWLRAHGSVLVGFSGGVDSAYLASLAVEVLGREKVLAVIGRSASYPAEQWATARRVADQFGIPVLEVDTEEMNDPRYAANPVNRCYFCKTELWDVLVPLARERGLAVVVDGTNADDLGDYRPGATAAREHGVASPMAQLGLTKTDIRLLSQRRGIPTWSQPSSPCLSSRLPYGTSVTPERLASIERAEAALRSLGVSGDLRVRYHDDLARVELSASVLQSWLEASPAVQLAEVVRAAGFARVAIDLRGFRSGSLNILGGVAPSVGEVSAPESGARGKGGRSMTSAGSGWESADGGAQAHSAEHAATRSNVQSSGHASVQAIAQANAQAKAQASAQAKAQASARADTHANAPAESRPAPQESAALRRLQASLDDMQLAARAEERGALAILVPCATLGHARTSVDARAVSRAVSRVATPAESTAATSASPAPPPSPPSPPPAPPTALTLDPAARRAVVQAVLAAGFSHVAVEVPLPSSPRSANAPLRGGHPA from the coding sequence ATGTCCACCCCCCTCCGCGAGCACGCCAACGAAGAATCGGCGAAGGCCGCGCCCCCCGACGAGCGCGTCGCGCTGGCGCGCGAAGCGTCGCTGGCCCACTGGCTGCGAGCGCATGGCTCCGTGCTGGTCGGCTTCTCGGGTGGCGTCGATTCGGCGTATCTCGCCTCACTCGCCGTCGAGGTGCTCGGGCGAGAGAAGGTGCTGGCGGTCATCGGACGCAGCGCGTCGTACCCCGCCGAGCAGTGGGCCACGGCGCGCCGCGTCGCCGACCAGTTCGGCATCCCCGTGCTGGAGGTCGACACCGAAGAGATGAACGACCCGCGTTATGCGGCCAATCCGGTCAACCGGTGCTACTTCTGCAAAACCGAGTTGTGGGACGTGCTCGTTCCTCTCGCGCGCGAACGCGGGCTCGCCGTCGTGGTCGATGGCACCAACGCCGACGACCTCGGCGACTATCGCCCGGGGGCCACGGCCGCGCGCGAGCACGGCGTGGCATCGCCCATGGCGCAGCTCGGCCTTACGAAGACAGATATTCGCCTGCTCTCGCAGCGGCGAGGCATCCCCACGTGGTCGCAGCCGTCGTCGCCGTGCCTTTCCTCTCGGCTTCCGTACGGCACGTCGGTCACCCCGGAGCGCCTGGCGAGCATCGAGCGCGCTGAAGCGGCGTTGCGATCGCTCGGCGTTTCCGGCGACCTGCGCGTGCGCTACCACGACGACCTGGCGCGCGTCGAGCTGTCGGCCAGCGTCCTGCAGTCGTGGCTCGAAGCGTCGCCCGCCGTGCAGCTGGCGGAGGTCGTGCGTGCCGCCGGTTTCGCGCGCGTGGCGATCGACCTGCGCGGGTTCCGGTCCGGTTCGCTCAACATCCTCGGCGGCGTCGCGCCGAGCGTGGGCGAGGTGAGCGCGCCAGAGTCCGGTGCGAGGGGGAAGGGTGGGCGTTCGATGACGTCGGCCGGGAGCGGTTGGGAATCGGCGGATGGAGGAGCGCAGGCGCACTCCGCAGAGCACGCCGCGACGCGGTCGAACGTGCAGTCGAGCGGGCACGCGAGCGTGCAGGCGATTGCGCAGGCGAACGCGCAGGCGAAAGCGCAGGCCAGCGCGCAGGCGAAAGCGCAGGCCAGCGCGCGGGCGGACACGCACGCGAACGCGCCGGCCGAATCGCGACCAGCGCCGCAGGAGTCGGCCGCGCTGCGACGACTCCAGGCCTCGCTCGACGATATGCAGCTGGCGGCTCGCGCCGAGGAGCGCGGCGCCCTCGCCATCCTCGTCCCGTGCGCGACCCTCGGCCACGCGCGCACCAGCGTCGATGCTCGCGCCGTATCTCGCGCCGTATCTCGCGTCGCGACTCCCGCCGAGTCCACCGCCGCAACCTCCGCATCCCCCGCGCCGCCGCCATCACCCCCCTCCCCCCCCCCCGCTCCCCCCACCGCCCTCACCCTCGACCCCGCTGCGCGCCGAGCCGTGGTGCAGGCGGTGCTGGCCGCCGGCTTCTCACACGTCGCCGTCGAGGTTCCGCTCCCCTCCTCGCCCCGGTCGGCCAATGCGCCTCTTCGTGGCGGTCACCCTGCCTGA
- the thpR gene encoding RNA 2',3'-cyclic phosphodiesterase, with translation MRLFVAVTLPDDVRESIARATAELRSAAPRVRWVRPEVLHLTVKFLGERPHGDERRIGDALRPSLAQASGCDATIRGAGAFPNFRRPRVVWLGMHPLAPLAAIARHVDDSLLALGIARESRPFRAHVTLGRVAPHLATGDIETRAAPHAQHATHTPHAPHAPHAPHTTHTPHAQHAPHAPHTTHTTHTTHAPLANLATLATLAELQNEWSFPVRDVALVQSTLARGGPSYRVLDRFPLASHGAS, from the coding sequence ATGCGCCTCTTCGTGGCGGTCACCCTGCCTGACGACGTGCGTGAGTCGATCGCCCGCGCCACGGCTGAGCTGCGCTCCGCGGCGCCACGGGTGCGCTGGGTCCGCCCCGAGGTGTTGCATCTGACGGTGAAGTTTCTCGGCGAGCGCCCCCACGGCGACGAGCGCCGGATCGGCGACGCGCTCCGTCCATCGCTCGCCCAGGCGAGTGGCTGCGACGCCACCATCCGCGGCGCGGGGGCATTTCCAAACTTCCGGCGCCCGCGCGTCGTATGGTTGGGCATGCACCCGCTCGCGCCGCTCGCCGCCATTGCCCGACACGTCGATGACTCGCTGCTCGCGCTAGGAATCGCGCGCGAATCCCGCCCGTTTCGCGCGCACGTCACACTCGGGCGTGTGGCCCCGCATCTCGCCACGGGCGATATCGAAACACGCGCCGCCCCGCACGCCCAGCACGCCACGCACACCCCGCACGCCCCGCACGCCCCGCACGCCCCGCACACCACGCACACCCCGCACGCCCAGCACGCCCCGCACGCCCCGCACACCACGCACACCACGCACACCACGCACGCCCCCCTCGCCAACCTCGCCACACTCGCCACACTCGCCGAGTTGCAGAACGAATGGTCCTTCCCGGTGCGTGACGTCGCCCTCGTCCAGAGCACGCTCGCCCGCGGCGGTCCTTCATATCGCGTCCTCGACCGCTTCCCACTCGCGTCCCACGGAGCTTCCTGA
- a CDS encoding sigma-54-dependent Fis family transcriptional regulator — MSRRILIVDDEQGVRAALGQLLEYEGYDVRAVSNAADGIAEYEKWRPQLTFLDVKMAGMDGLEALRRIRQLDPAAVVVMISGHATIQTAVEATQLGAYDILEKPLDTDRILVLLRNTLQHLSLQEENAQLRASIESRYEIVGKSFAIRSLMGQIEKVAPTPARVLITGENGTGKELVARAIHRLSPRLQKPFIEVNCAAIPSELIESELFGHMKGSFTGAVQDRAGKFEQADKGTLFLDEIGDMSPSAQAKVLRVLQDGEVTRIGGAKRVQVDVRVLAATNKDLQEEIAAGRFREDLFYRLNVVPLHVPPLRERREDIPLLAQHFTDLLSRRDGAPPRTLDALAVEGLAQMEWPGNVRELRNTIERLLILSSGPRVTAADVARLSGARHADGASLGSLLDIETFEAFKDAAERAYLLHKLRAFEWNVSETARALDMPRSNLYKKIERYALERER; from the coding sequence ATGAGCCGCCGCATCCTCATCGTCGACGACGAGCAGGGCGTTCGCGCCGCGTTAGGCCAGCTCCTCGAATACGAGGGTTACGACGTGCGGGCGGTCTCCAACGCCGCCGACGGGATCGCCGAGTACGAGAAGTGGCGCCCGCAACTCACCTTCCTCGACGTGAAGATGGCGGGGATGGACGGGCTCGAGGCGCTGCGGCGCATTCGGCAGTTGGACCCGGCCGCCGTCGTGGTGATGATTAGCGGGCACGCGACCATCCAGACCGCGGTCGAGGCGACGCAGCTCGGTGCCTACGACATCCTGGAGAAGCCGCTCGACACCGATCGCATCCTCGTCCTCCTGCGCAACACGCTGCAGCACCTCTCGCTGCAGGAGGAGAACGCGCAACTGCGCGCCTCGATCGAGTCGCGCTACGAGATCGTCGGCAAGTCGTTCGCCATTCGCTCGCTCATGGGACAGATCGAGAAGGTCGCGCCCACTCCCGCGCGCGTCCTGATCACCGGTGAGAACGGGACGGGGAAGGAACTCGTCGCGCGCGCCATCCACCGCCTGAGCCCGCGCCTGCAGAAGCCGTTCATCGAGGTGAACTGCGCCGCCATTCCCTCGGAGCTCATCGAGAGCGAACTGTTCGGCCACATGAAGGGGTCGTTCACGGGTGCGGTGCAGGACCGCGCCGGGAAGTTCGAGCAGGCCGACAAGGGGACGCTCTTCCTCGACGAAATCGGCGACATGTCTCCCTCCGCGCAGGCCAAGGTGCTGCGTGTGTTGCAGGACGGGGAAGTCACGCGCATCGGTGGCGCCAAGCGCGTGCAGGTGGACGTGCGCGTCCTGGCCGCGACCAACAAGGACTTGCAGGAGGAGATTGCAGCTGGGCGGTTCCGCGAGGACCTCTTCTATCGCCTCAACGTAGTCCCGCTGCACGTCCCGCCGCTGCGCGAGCGGCGCGAGGACATCCCGCTCCTGGCGCAGCACTTCACCGACCTGCTCTCGCGCCGCGATGGCGCCCCGCCGCGCACGCTCGACGCACTCGCCGTCGAGGGGCTGGCGCAGATGGAGTGGCCGGGCAACGTGCGCGAGCTGCGCAACACGATCGAGCGCCTGCTCATTCTCTCGTCGGGGCCGCGCGTCACCGCCGCCGATGTCGCGCGCCTCAGCGGTGCCCGCCACGCCGACGGCGCCTCCCTTGGCTCGCTCCTCGACATCGAGACGTTCGAGGCCTTCAAGGACGCCGCGGAACGCGCCTATCTCCTCCACAAGCTGCGCGCCTTCGAGTGGAACGTCTCCGAGACCGCCCGCGCGCTGGACATGCCGCGGTCGAACTTGTACAAGAAGATCGAACGCTACGCCCTGGAGCGTGAACGATGA